One window of Tenacibaculum maritimum NCIMB 2154 genomic DNA carries:
- a CDS encoding NAD(P)-dependent oxidoreductase: MKFGIIKERKNPPDKRVVFSPERLQELQKKFPQATIKVERSDIRVFSDQAYIDAGFEVTEDLSDCEVLLGVKEVPVAALIPNKKYFFFSHTIKKQPYNRDLLKAILAKNIELLDHETIVKENGARLIGFGRYAGLVGAYNGLRALGLKENRFTLPKVENLSDLDAVKKELDAITLPPIKILLSGTGKVAYGAKEILDHLQIKQVSDALYLTTKFTEPVYCMVDVMEYNKRKDGKVGEKFAFYKDPSGYESNFMPYAKETDFFIAGHFYGDGAPYLFTREDARHADFNIKLIADISCDVDGPVASTLRASTIANPIYGYDPVTETEVDFKEEGAITVMAVDNLPCELPKDASEGFGEMFLEAVIPAFYNGDKEGILERARMTKDGKLTPRYAYLQAYVDGKE; encoded by the coding sequence CAAAGTAGAACGTTCAGATATCCGAGTTTTTTCAGACCAAGCATATATAGATGCAGGATTTGAAGTAACAGAAGATCTTTCCGATTGTGAAGTACTATTAGGCGTAAAAGAGGTTCCAGTAGCAGCATTGATTCCTAATAAAAAATACTTTTTCTTTTCACATACCATAAAAAAACAACCCTATAACAGAGATTTATTAAAAGCAATCTTAGCAAAAAATATAGAATTGTTAGATCATGAAACAATTGTCAAAGAAAACGGCGCTCGTTTAATTGGTTTTGGACGTTATGCAGGTTTGGTAGGGGCGTATAATGGACTTAGAGCATTAGGATTAAAAGAAAACAGATTCACTTTACCTAAAGTAGAAAACCTATCTGATTTAGATGCCGTAAAAAAAGAGTTAGATGCTATTACATTGCCACCTATTAAAATACTTTTATCTGGAACAGGAAAAGTAGCCTATGGAGCTAAAGAAATTTTAGATCACTTACAGATAAAGCAAGTAAGTGACGCTTTGTACCTAACCACCAAATTTACAGAACCCGTTTATTGCATGGTAGATGTAATGGAGTATAACAAACGCAAAGATGGTAAAGTAGGTGAAAAATTTGCTTTTTATAAAGATCCGAGTGGATATGAAAGTAACTTTATGCCTTATGCAAAGGAAACAGATTTTTTTATAGCAGGACATTTTTATGGTGACGGCGCTCCGTATTTGTTTACTCGTGAAGATGCTAGGCATGCTGATTTTAATATTAAATTGATTGCAGATATTTCTTGTGATGTAGATGGGCCAGTAGCTTCTACCTTAAGAGCATCCACCATTGCAAACCCTATATATGGTTATGATCCTGTAACTGAAACGGAAGTAGATTTTAAAGAAGAAGGAGCTATTACAGTAATGGCAGTAGATAATTTACCTTGTGAACTGCCTAAAGATGCTAGTGAAGGTTTTGGAGAAATGTTTTTAGAAGCGGTAATTCCTGCGTTTTATAATGGTGATAAAGAGGGGATTTTGGAGAGAGCAAGAATGACAAAAGATGGAAAATTAACTCCTCGTTATGCTTATTTACAAGCGTATGTTGATGGAAAGGAATAA